From one Triticum urartu cultivar G1812 chromosome 3, Tu2.1, whole genome shotgun sequence genomic stretch:
- the LOC125545864 gene encoding uncharacterized protein LOC125545864, translating to MWSSRFVTTVCVRGETVRDTHFAFSAARRRPPCVEQGARRRLPSLEQGASSPATTSSAPPPPPRTTTTTTTASPRLLSPRRPRLAGSYPHHGLAPPPPLTTADLSRRQPRGSSLDRLCRRHHTAAEQIEMRDAGHDAGAGILNWTEIQCVDLTQSLREGVRSSRRCSVAEGTFTTLSFICEMFLFLYVGMDALDIEIWKIVSGTHIQATAGTTNRRRTCYVLVMSKLAKGQHSESMKKLES from the exons ATGTGGAGCAGTCGTTTTGTCACAACAGTATGTGTGCGTGGTGAGACGGTGAGAGACACTCACTTTGCTTTCTCCGCCGCACGCCGCCGGCCGCCTTGTGTGGAGCAGGGCGCACGCCGCCGGCTGCCTTCTCTCGAGCAGGGCGCATCCTCTCCCGCCACGACGTCTTCtgccccccctccccctccccgcaccaccaccaccaccaccacggccTCACCCCGTCTCCTATCCCCACGACGGCCTCGCCTCGCCGGCTCTTATCCCCACCacggcctcgccccgccgcctcctctcaCCACCGCGGACTTGTCTCGCCGCCAACCCCGTGGATCTTCCCTAGATCGACTCTGCCGCCGCCATCATACTGCCGCAGAGCAGATCGAGATGCGAGATGCTGGACACGATGCGGGAGCAGGCATCTTGAATTGGACCGAGATCCAGTGCGTCGACCTCACACAGTCTCTCCGGGAAGGAGTTCGCAGCTCGCGTAGGTGTTCGGTTGCTGAAG GCACCTTCACCACATTGTCATTCATTTGTGAGATGTTTCTGTTTCTCTATGTTGGCATGGATGCATTGGATATAGAGATTTGGAAGATTGTTAGCGGAACACATATACAG GCAACTGCGGGGACTACCAACAGGCGGCGTACCTGCTACGTGTTGGTGATGAGCAAGCTAGCCAAGGGGCAGCATAGTGAATCGATGAAGAAGCTGGAATCCTAA